The Deinococcus depolymerans genome has a segment encoding these proteins:
- a CDS encoding LysE family transporter — MDLNILLAVAAIHAVVLVIPGPDVLLVSQTALARTRRAALLAGLGVVLGIACWAALALLGIGLLFQAFPWIHGAVRVAGGAYLLWMGVTLWRSSARPDSQAAPIQAPLSDLAALRAGFLTNISNPKAAVFFGSVFSGLLGTHAGSGLKLAAFAVIVGLSLGWFALVAAGMSTAPMQRAYLRARRAVDRVAGTLMLGFGALLLASRE, encoded by the coding sequence GTGGACCTGAACATTCTGCTGGCCGTGGCGGCCATTCACGCGGTCGTGCTGGTCATTCCGGGACCGGACGTGCTGCTGGTCAGCCAGACGGCGCTGGCCCGCACGCGGCGCGCCGCACTGCTGGCCGGGCTGGGCGTGGTGCTGGGCATCGCGTGCTGGGCGGCGCTGGCACTGCTGGGCATCGGACTGCTGTTCCAGGCGTTCCCGTGGATTCACGGCGCGGTGAGGGTCGCGGGCGGCGCGTACCTGCTGTGGATGGGCGTGACCCTCTGGCGCAGCAGCGCCCGGCCCGACTCGCAGGCCGCGCCCATCCAGGCGCCCCTGAGTGACCTCGCGGCGTTGCGGGCGGGTTTCCTGACGAACATCAGCAACCCCAAGGCCGCCGTGTTCTTCGGCAGCGTGTTCAGCGGCCTGCTCGGCACGCACGCGGGCAGCGGCCTGAAACTCGCGGCGTTCGCCGTGATCGTGGGCCTCAGCCTCGGCTGGTTCGCGCTCGTCGCGGCCGGCATGTCGACCGCGCCCATGCAGCGCGCGTACCTGCGTGCCCGCCGGGCCGTGGACCGCGTGGCGGGCACGCTGATGCTGGGGTTCGGCGCACTGCTGCTCGCGTCCCGCGAGTAG
- a CDS encoding 3-isopropylmalate dehydratase small subunit: protein MPTVHVFARDHINTDEIIPARHLTTDVESELARFAMEDYDRDFVKRVQPGDIIVAGADFGCGSSREHAVWALRGAGVAAVIAPNFARIYYRNSINNGFLALECDGIVQAFEDGDPADLNLTAGTITNTRTGQSLTFVPVPQFALDVQKAGGWLEYMKEHDQAALEAQTLAAHSTQAGHGHPGQDTPQEEQHA, encoded by the coding sequence ATGCCCACCGTGCACGTATTTGCCCGTGACCACATCAACACCGACGAGATCATCCCCGCCCGGCACCTGACCACCGACGTGGAAAGCGAACTCGCCAGGTTCGCCATGGAGGACTACGACCGGGACTTCGTGAAGCGGGTCCAGCCGGGCGACATCATCGTGGCCGGCGCGGACTTCGGCTGCGGCTCCAGCCGCGAGCACGCCGTGTGGGCGCTGCGCGGCGCCGGCGTGGCCGCCGTGATCGCCCCGAACTTCGCGCGGATCTACTACCGCAACTCCATCAACAACGGCTTCCTGGCGCTGGAATGCGACGGGATCGTGCAGGCCTTCGAGGATGGTGACCCGGCCGACCTGAACCTCACGGCGGGCACCATCACGAACACCCGCACCGGGCAGAGCCTGACCTTCGTGCCGGTCCCGCAGTTCGCGCTGGACGTGCAGAAGGCCGGCGGCTGGCTGGAGTACATGAAAGAACACGACCAGGCGGCGCTGGAAGCCCAGACCCTGGCCGCCCACAGCACCCAGGCCGGTCACGGTCACCCCGGCCAGGACACCCCCCAGGAGGAACAGCATGCCTAA
- the leuB gene encoding 3-isopropylmalate dehydrogenase, with amino-acid sequence MPKIITLPGDGIGPEVTAAAVQVLREVAPDVTIEEHLIGGVAYDTHGDPFPQPTRDALKDADAVLLGTVGGAQDSAWNLLPRHLRPESGLLALRKALGCYANLRPVRVQPGLEHLSPLKPELARGVDILIVRELLGGVYFDGDRKIDGDTAYNTMRYTTPEVERVARVAFWAAEQRRGRVTSVDKANVLEVSELWRRDVTALRDREYRGIHLNHEYVDSVAMLIVSDPSRYDVIVTENLFGDILSDLAAVIPGSLGLMPSASLGDGAGLFEPIHGSAPDIAGKGIANPAAAIMSAGMLLRHGLKRPDAANQIDRAVALALRAQPTRDLGGAADTQTFTRAVMSALESSPAVG; translated from the coding sequence ATGCCTAAGATCATCACCCTGCCCGGCGACGGCATCGGCCCGGAAGTCACGGCGGCCGCCGTGCAGGTGCTGCGCGAGGTCGCGCCGGACGTGACCATCGAGGAGCACCTGATCGGCGGCGTGGCGTACGACACGCACGGCGATCCCTTCCCGCAGCCCACCCGCGACGCCCTGAAGGACGCCGACGCGGTCCTGCTGGGCACGGTCGGCGGCGCGCAGGACAGCGCCTGGAACCTGCTGCCCCGCCACCTGCGCCCGGAAAGCGGCCTGCTGGCGCTGCGCAAGGCGCTCGGCTGCTACGCCAACCTGCGCCCGGTGCGCGTGCAGCCCGGCCTGGAACACCTGTCCCCGCTGAAGCCGGAACTGGCGCGCGGCGTGGACATCCTGATCGTGCGTGAACTGCTGGGCGGCGTGTACTTCGACGGCGACCGCAAGATCGACGGCGACACCGCCTACAACACCATGCGCTACACCACCCCCGAGGTCGAGCGGGTCGCGCGGGTCGCCTTCTGGGCCGCCGAGCAGCGCCGGGGCCGCGTGACCAGCGTCGACAAGGCCAACGTGCTGGAGGTCAGCGAACTGTGGCGCCGGGACGTGACTGCCCTGCGTGACCGCGAGTACCGCGGCATTCACCTGAACCACGAGTACGTGGACTCGGTGGCCATGCTGATCGTCTCGGACCCCAGCCGCTACGACGTGATCGTCACCGAGAACCTGTTCGGGGACATCCTCAGCGACCTCGCGGCCGTCATTCCCGGCAGCCTCGGCCTGATGCCCAGCGCCAGTCTGGGCGACGGCGCCGGCCTGTTCGAACCCATCCACGGCAGCGCCCCCGACATTGCCGGGAAGGGGATCGCGAACCCCGCCGCCGCGATCATGAGCGCCGGGATGCTCCTGCGGCACGGCCTGAAACGCCCGGACGCCGCCAACCAGATCGACCGGGCCGTGGCCCTCGCGCTGCGCGCCCAGCCCACCCGCGACCTGGGCGGCGCGGCCGACACGCAGACCTTCACGCGCGCCGTCATGAGCGCCCTGGAAAGCTCGCCCGCCGTCGGGTAA
- a CDS encoding PLP-dependent aminotransferase family protein: protein MAGTRIPLTRDAPGELDGWPDDLSLAAAHPGETRHALVARTLRDAVTAGRLPEGTRLPGHRRLAQRLGVSRNTLVDALTQLHAEGYVRPRGRSGTVISVPALRGPARVDAPPLPLSAWAVRALQGQVQEAGGDTFAVDFRVGQPVPDLYPEAAWTQALARRAAQVTHAHAHDPLGPVETRRALAAYLSAERGARVTPDMVMLTGGTQSALDALARVFLEPGRLVAAENPTYAGARAALAATGAEVTGVPVDAEGLRTDDLPARATLVYVTPGCQYPTAVSLSAARRQALIAWATGVNAFILEDDYAADLHLTSRPPPVLQGLAPDRVILLGSFSKSLAPVTRSGFLVAPPDVLRVLTGTRPLTDRLPGRLDALALADVLGSGAYARHLRRARGVVAHRQETLVAELRAALPDWTVTPVASGLHLYLPLPAPWTEEAVLTSAAAQGVALSPVSPLAAGGHVPAVLLGFAGLPLDLLRDGARRLGAALQAG, encoded by the coding sequence GTGGCTGGAACGCGAATTCCGCTGACGCGGGACGCACCGGGCGAACTGGACGGCTGGCCGGATGACCTGAGCCTCGCGGCCGCCCACCCCGGTGAGACGCGCCACGCACTCGTGGCCCGCACCCTGCGCGACGCCGTGACCGCCGGCCGCCTGCCCGAGGGCACCCGCCTGCCCGGGCACCGCCGGCTCGCCCAGCGGCTCGGCGTGTCCCGCAACACCCTGGTGGACGCCCTGACGCAGCTGCACGCCGAGGGGTACGTGCGCCCGCGCGGCCGCAGCGGCACCGTGATCAGCGTCCCGGCGCTGCGCGGCCCCGCCCGGGTGGACGCCCCGCCGCTGCCGCTGAGCGCCTGGGCGGTCCGCGCCCTCCAGGGACAGGTGCAGGAGGCCGGCGGTGACACCTTCGCCGTGGATTTCCGGGTGGGGCAGCCCGTCCCGGACCTGTACCCGGAGGCCGCCTGGACGCAGGCGCTGGCCCGCCGGGCCGCGCAGGTCACGCACGCCCACGCCCACGATCCCCTCGGGCCGGTCGAGACGCGCCGCGCCCTGGCCGCCTACCTGAGTGCCGAACGGGGCGCGCGCGTCACGCCGGACATGGTGATGCTGACCGGCGGCACCCAGTCCGCGCTGGACGCCCTGGCCCGCGTGTTCCTGGAACCCGGCCGGCTGGTCGCCGCCGAGAACCCCACGTATGCCGGGGCGCGCGCCGCGCTGGCCGCCACCGGCGCGGAGGTGACGGGCGTCCCGGTGGACGCCGAGGGCCTGCGGACCGATGACCTGCCGGCCCGGGCGACCCTGGTGTACGTCACGCCCGGCTGCCAGTACCCCACGGCCGTCAGCCTGAGTGCCGCGCGCCGGCAGGCGCTGATCGCCTGGGCGACCGGCGTCAACGCCTTCATCCTGGAAGACGACTACGCCGCCGACCTGCACCTGACCTCCCGCCCGCCCCCGGTCCTGCAGGGGCTCGCGCCGGACCGCGTGATCCTGCTCGGGTCGTTCAGCAAGAGTCTGGCGCCCGTGACCCGCAGCGGGTTCCTGGTGGCCCCGCCGGACGTGCTGCGCGTCCTGACCGGCACCCGCCCCCTGACCGACCGGCTGCCCGGCCGCCTGGACGCCCTGGCCCTGGCGGACGTGCTGGGTTCCGGCGCGTACGCCCGGCACCTGCGCCGCGCCCGGGGTGTCGTCGCGCACCGGCAGGAGACGCTGGTGGCCGAACTGCGCGCCGCCCTGCCTGACTGGACGGTCACGCCGGTCGCCTCGGGCCTGCACCTGTACCTGCCGCTGCCGGCCCCCTGGACCGAGGAGGCCGTCCTGACGAGCGCCGCCGCGCAGGGCGTGGCCCTGAGTCCCGTCTCGCCGCTCGCCGCGGGCGGGCACGTTCCGGCGGTGCTGCTGGGGTTCGCGGGCCTGCCCCTGGACCTGCTGCGGGACGGTGCGCGGCGGCTGGGCGCGGCCCTGCAGGCCGGCTGA
- a CDS encoding VWA domain-containing protein, with translation MPVTPALLSALSLSALSLPVPAMSASTLLGLSTPPLHLTVAVDMTGSSKNPAFRYADQARLLAQSVMLNQLRSGDTLTLLRVCDGVQTVADFTFSSKNGARMARADILRYTTALTRPCAGRGSAITAGLTRAAGRAAQTAKVNDVVVLFTDGALLDDPGRAGLGGVTRTLLGAKTTRTLFVAGLSPEAGAGGVSVRDSFVKALGASASDRRVLLAGAYDLSNVYPTFASAVKAARR, from the coding sequence ATGCCTGTGACCCCTGCCCTGCTGTCCGCCCTGTCCCTGTCCGCCCTGTCCCTGCCGGTTCCGGCCATGAGCGCCTCGACGCTGCTGGGCCTGTCCACGCCGCCGCTGCACCTGACGGTCGCGGTGGACATGACCGGCAGCAGCAAGAATCCCGCCTTCCGGTACGCGGATCAGGCGCGGCTGCTCGCGCAGAGCGTGATGCTCAACCAGCTGCGCAGCGGCGACACCCTGACCCTGCTGCGCGTGTGCGACGGCGTGCAGACCGTCGCGGACTTCACGTTCAGCTCGAAGAACGGGGCGCGCATGGCCAGGGCCGACATCCTGCGCTACACCACCGCGCTCACCAGACCCTGCGCGGGGCGCGGGAGTGCCATCACGGCCGGCCTGACCCGGGCCGCCGGGCGCGCCGCGCAGACCGCGAAGGTGAACGACGTGGTCGTGCTGTTCACGGACGGCGCGCTGCTCGACGACCCCGGCCGCGCCGGACTGGGCGGCGTGACCCGCACGCTGCTGGGAGCGAAGACCACCCGGACGCTGTTCGTGGCGGGCCTCAGCCCGGAAGCCGGGGCGGGCGGCGTGTCGGTCCGCGACTCGTTCGTGAAGGCGCTGGGCGCCTCGGCCAGTGACCGGCGCGTGCTGCTGGCGGGCGCATACGACCTGTCGAACGTGTACCCGACCTTCGCGTCGGCCGTGAAGGCGGCCCGCCGGTGA